The Halodesulfovibrio sp. DNA segment CTTGAATATTCAGAAAAAACTCATTCGTGGTGGAGTAACCCGTGCAAGCGTTATTGACGAATATCGATGCCGCCTCTCCGGTTAAGCACTTAGTCATACAGTTTTACAGGACACATGAATGGCTGAACATAAATTTGCATACGAGTCGCTGCAAGACACATCTTCAATTGTAGAATTATTGGAATCCATTACAGATGGAATTAAAAAAGGCGCTATTACGCTTGCCTCCAACGAAGACTCAATAACCCTTACTCCGTCAGGACTATTAAATTTCACTATTAAAGCCAGACAAAAAAGCGGTGAAAGCAAGCTTGAATTACGCATACGCTGGAAAAAACAAATGGCAGAAGGGTATCAAAAAGATTCGCCGCTCGTTATAGGAAGCAAGTAGCCATGCTCATGTTCCAAGCTCTGCATGAAAATTTTACTTTCCTCTTGCTAGAAGTGCAAACGCAAGTGCAAGCAACACAGGAGTTTTTGCTACGCCCTACCCGCGTGCTTAAACAGCAGATTGCACTTCGCTGTGACAGAACAGCAAACATGCACACTGCTGTGGAAACAAAATGTTACTCAGAACTGCATTCAGCCCAATCTCTGCCGCAGGGGCAGGTAAATCGAATTCGCGCTCTGCAAAACATGGCAGCCCACCTTCATATGATTTCTGAATTTTGCGTGAATATTACCCGACAAATGCGCTACCTGACCACCGAAAGCAAGCTTACCCCTGAAGACTTTCTCCCATTTTTTTCTGACATAATCGAAGCACTAGCTCTCATACAACCTGCGCTCGATAATGGAGACTTGTCAAAAGCGCTCCTAATTTGCCGCGCCGAAAATTCTCTTGATGAAAAGTATCAGGAAGTCTTTTCGGATGTTGTAAACAAAATTGATGCAGGACAAGGTGCATCCGGTCACATCACAGTCATTTTTATCTACCGCTACCTTGAGCGCATTGGTGATTCGCTTCAACGCATTGGCGAAGCACTCATTTTTATTACTGTCGGGAGCACGTTTAAAGTATCACAGTTCAATTCTCTGCAAGAGACTCTCTCACAATCCGGCTTTACAGGCTCTATGCACGATATCGATTACAAAGCTATTCTCGGCAGCCGTTCCGGTTGTAACATTGGCGTTGTAGAAACAGTTTCACCTTTTCACGAATCATCCCGGCAGGGTTCCATATATAAAGAAGGTTCGTTAGAAAAAATCAAACAAGAAAAAGAAAACATAGAGCGGTGGAACACTATTTTTCCTTCACTTGTCCCTAATATTTATGGCTATCACGAAGGCTCGGATAATGCCGCGCTGTTAGTCGAACTACTGCAAGGCTGCACATTTGATGAAGTGATTCTTCAAGGAGACACGGCTATTGTTGAAAACGCACTTTCGGTACTCAAAACAACTGTACATACAGTTTGGACAACGACAAAAAAATCTCAAAAAGTGCCAACAAACTATATTCAGCAGCTCGCAAATCGCCTTCCACCGATATTGCAAGTTCACCCAACTTCTGTGCGAGACGCACTTTCTGTAGGTGAATTCACAACGTTTTCTACTGAAGAATTATTAGAGCAGTGTTCGATGCTGGAAAAAAATCTTGCTGCACCATTTTCCGTGCTCATTCATGGCGACTTCAACATGAATAACATTGTATATAACAGCCAACTTCAGACCATACGGTTCATTGATTTGTACCGTTCTAAAAATTTTGATTATGTACAGGATGCATCTGTATTTTTAGTTTCCATTTTTCGACTGCCTGTATTTAATCCCCGCCTACGCGACAGGCTCAACCACGTTACGGAAGATTTCTACCACTTTGCCAGTAAGTTTGCCGTAGCGAGCAACGACACTACCTTTCAAGCTCGTATTGCATTTGCCCTCGCCCGCTCGTTTTACACATCCACTCGTTTTGAATTGAATAGAAGCTTTGCCAAACGCATGTACCTACGTGCGCACTTTCTTATGGAAAAAATCCTTCACCATAACGAGGCATGGGAACAATTCAGTCTTCCAGAAGACATTTTATTCTATTAACAGCGAGAAGAGGTCACATGAAAATAGGTATTGTGGGAACTCCAGACGGATGGTCTTCTGAAATGCTGGCTGACACTGTTGCGGACAGCACCGGATATCGCCTGCTTATTGATATGAAAGAGGTTCGTCTTGATATGCAGAACAGGGCATGCTGGTTTAAGGGAACAAACCTGATGACGCTTGATGCTCTTATCGTGAAAAAAGTCGGTGCATGGTATTCGCCTGATCTGCTGGATAGACTCGAGATACTCAGATTTGTACATGAAAACGGCGTACCTGTTTTCTCCAATCCATCCCGAATCATATCTGTGCTAAACAGACTCTCCTGCACGACTACTCTGCATCTTGCAGGAATTCCCATGCCCCCGACCACGATTACGGAAAATATAGATGAAGCACTCAATGCTGTTGCGGAATACAAAACGGCAGTATTCAAACCGCTCTATTCATCAAAAGGTCGCGGTATGATAGTAGTTTCCCATTCTGATGATGCCCGCAGCATTATTACAGAATACGCAAACAAATACCGTATGATGTACATTCAGAAAGCTATCGACCTTGAAGAAGATAAAGATTTAGGTGTAGTCTTTATCCAAGGCAAATATCTCACAACATATGCACGCTGCAAAAACGGGTCATGGAATACCACCACAGCTTCCGGCGGATACTATGCAAGCCACACTCCCTCCATGGAAGTTATTGAGCTAGCACGCAAGGCGCAACATCCGTTCAAACTGGACTTCACATGTGTTGATGTTGCCATTACTCCAGAAGGTCCTGTTGTCTTTGAAGTCTCTGCGTTCGGTGGATTTAAAGGAATCCTCGAAGCTCGCGGGATTAATGCCGCTCAGCTCTACGTTGATGCCGTTATGAAGGAGCTTTCATAATGCCCGATTATACAGATTTTTCCTCCGTTTTAGATTCAGTACACAATACGTATCCCGCAACCCAACAATTGCAACTTACTTTTAATAACTTCGTTGTTACTATCTTTATTAACAGCAAACCACTTGCAGCAAGACTTGGGCACTACTTCTCTGAATTTGTTTTAAAACGTCCGCAACCGCATGCGGATACTATTATTACTGTGCACGATGCCCCAGAATTCACCTTGCCATATAATTATACGCAAGCACCGCCAACAGCAACTCAACGAAAAATCAAGCATGAATATGTCGACCTTCCCGAAGGGCGCGTGGTTCACCACCTGCGTACAGGCATGCACTACCTTATTGGCAGCCAACAGAACTGTATCATCGGTCCCTGTTTGCAATATAAAAATCAGGTTGTGAACTTCATCAACAGCCGTTTTATCAGTAATAGAATAGATAACGGCTACCTTTTAGGACATGCTGCCGGTGTAACCGCAAATGGTCGAGGCATGGTTATAGCTGGCAGCTCCGGTGCGGGAAAATCTACCCTTGCTCTGCATATGCTCACCAACGGTGCTGATTTTGTCAGCAACGACAGAGTGCTACTGCACCACAACGGCAGTAATCCTTTTTACGGAACTGCTCAACAGCCAAGAATCAATCCAGGAACAGCATTTAATAATCCAAG contains these protein-coding regions:
- a CDS encoding amphi-Trp domain-containing protein, whose product is MAEHKFAYESLQDTSSIVELLESITDGIKKGAITLASNEDSITLTPSGLLNFTIKARQKSGESKLELRIRWKKQMAEGYQKDSPLVIGSK
- a CDS encoding PhoU domain-containing protein; the encoded protein is MLMFQALHENFTFLLLEVQTQVQATQEFLLRPTRVLKQQIALRCDRTANMHTAVETKCYSELHSAQSLPQGQVNRIRALQNMAAHLHMISEFCVNITRQMRYLTTESKLTPEDFLPFFSDIIEALALIQPALDNGDLSKALLICRAENSLDEKYQEVFSDVVNKIDAGQGASGHITVIFIYRYLERIGDSLQRIGEALIFITVGSTFKVSQFNSLQETLSQSGFTGSMHDIDYKAILGSRSGCNIGVVETVSPFHESSRQGSIYKEGSLEKIKQEKENIERWNTIFPSLVPNIYGYHEGSDNAALLVELLQGCTFDEVILQGDTAIVENALSVLKTTVHTVWTTTKKSQKVPTNYIQQLANRLPPILQVHPTSVRDALSVGEFTTFSTEELLEQCSMLEKNLAAPFSVLIHGDFNMNNIVYNSQLQTIRFIDLYRSKNFDYVQDASVFLVSIFRLPVFNPRLRDRLNHVTEDFYHFASKFAVASNDTTFQARIAFALARSFYTSTRFELNRSFAKRMYLRAHFLMEKILHHNEAWEQFSLPEDILFY
- a CDS encoding GAK system ATP-grasp enzyme, whose translation is MKIGIVGTPDGWSSEMLADTVADSTGYRLLIDMKEVRLDMQNRACWFKGTNLMTLDALIVKKVGAWYSPDLLDRLEILRFVHENGVPVFSNPSRIISVLNRLSCTTTLHLAGIPMPPTTITENIDEALNAVAEYKTAVFKPLYSSKGRGMIVVSHSDDARSIITEYANKYRMMYIQKAIDLEEDKDLGVVFIQGKYLTTYARCKNGSWNTTTASGGYYASHTPSMEVIELARKAQHPFKLDFTCVDVAITPEGPVVFEVSAFGGFKGILEARGINAAQLYVDAVMKELS
- a CDS encoding HprK-related kinase B — encoded protein: MPDYTDFSSVLDSVHNTYPATQQLQLTFNNFVVTIFINSKPLAARLGHYFSEFVLKRPQPHADTIITVHDAPEFTLPYNYTQAPPTATQRKIKHEYVDLPEGRVVHHLRTGMHYLIGSQQNCIIGPCLQYKNQVVNFINSRFISNRIDNGYLLGHAAGVTANGRGMVIAGSSGAGKSTLALHMLTNGADFVSNDRVLLHHNGSNPFYGTAQQPRINPGTAFNNPSLKGILSPEYCKQLEHMDSETLWKLEHKYDALIPEWYGKHRFIPHAPLSGVAIIDWNHNTQPMVFEEFTAEEATEYLIHIMKKNDALHVPKNKDYTEPAITDYIQALDDTPVFIIRGGVDFPKATNTLLTFLHTGSTGA